The following proteins are co-located in the Neisseria sp. Marseille-Q6792 genome:
- a CDS encoding ATP-binding cassette domain-containing protein has protein sequence MIHEEISAMPMGYETLIGDMGSALSGGQKQRIVLARALYCEPKILFLDEATSHLDIANEKAVNANLNGLSIIKIMAAHRKETVESADRKMSLG, from the coding sequence ATGATTCACGAAGAAATCTCCGCCATGCCTATGGGCTATGAAACCTTGATCGGCGATATGGGCAGCGCACTGTCAGGCGGACAAAAACAACGCATCGTATTGGCGCGGGCCTTATATTGCGAACCGAAAATCCTATTTTTAGATGAAGCGACCAGCCATTTGGATATTGCCAATGAAAAAGCAGTCAATGCAAACTTGAATGGCTTGTCTATCATAAAAATTATGGCGGCACACAGAAAAGAAACGGTGGAATCAGCA